A single region of the Nitratidesulfovibrio sp. genome encodes:
- a CDS encoding HAD family hydrolase, giving the protein MNRASTTTAFPGAVLLDRDGTVIEDRHYLADPSGVTLLPGAARGLAALAAAGARLFLVTNQSGIGRGYFTEADLHACNARLGDLLAEHGVSLADTAFCPHGPDDGCACRKPAPGMWLALRDRHGLCAAATAMVGDKPEDVAFGRDAGLGRVVLVLTGKGQAAARTLGVPVPEGDAAVRAPDPADLVARPDWPHAVARDLAAAAAWLLGQTTARQADGAAGTAGTSDTSGDPGATGASPAASSFTDLSRSEPS; this is encoded by the coding sequence TCGGCACTACCTGGCCGACCCTTCCGGCGTCACGCTGCTGCCGGGAGCCGCCCGTGGCCTTGCCGCGCTGGCCGCCGCCGGGGCGCGGCTGTTCCTTGTCACCAACCAGTCGGGCATCGGCAGGGGCTACTTTACCGAGGCGGACCTGCACGCCTGCAACGCCCGGCTGGGCGACCTGCTGGCGGAACACGGCGTGTCGCTGGCCGACACGGCCTTCTGCCCGCACGGCCCGGACGATGGCTGCGCCTGCCGCAAGCCCGCGCCGGGCATGTGGCTGGCCCTGCGCGACCGGCACGGCCTGTGCGCCGCAGCCACCGCCATGGTGGGCGACAAGCCGGAGGACGTGGCCTTTGGGCGCGATGCGGGCCTGGGCCGCGTGGTGCTGGTGCTGACCGGCAAGGGGCAGGCCGCCGCGCGCACCCTGGGCGTACCCGTGCCCGAAGGCGATGCCGCCGTGCGCGCACCCGACCCCGCCGACCTTGTCGCCCGCCCAGACTGGCCGCACGCGGTGGCGCGCGACCTTGCCGCCGCCGCCGCGTGGCTGCTGGGACAGACGACCGCACGGCAGGCAGATGGTGCGGCGGGCACGGCGGGCACATCGGACACATCGGGTGATCCGGGTGCGACGGGCGCATCCCCCGCCGCATCTTCCTTCACGGACCTTTCGCGGAGCGAACCGTCATGA